The Thermomonospora curvata DSM 43183 DNA segment TCGGGTTGAAAAAGGTCTTTCGCCTGCCAATCGACTGTGGTCACCGTGCCTCCCCCGCTCGCCAGATCCGGACGCGAGGCGTCCCATATCCTTCGACTGCCCCGATTCGGAGCAGCGATCCACTGTCATCAGCTACGTAAGGAATATCGTTGGAGTTCAAAGAACACGCTTTTTGGCTGCGATCTCCCGGCGAGGGGGAGATCCGGCCCGTCACGGTGCCGCTGCCCGGGGCGGGCGAGGTGCTGGTCCGGACCCTCTACTCGGGGATCAGCCGGGGCACGGAGACGTTGGTCTTCCGCGGCCGGGTCCCCGTCAGCCAGTACCGGGCGATGCGGGCGCCCTTCCAGGAGGGGGAGTTCCCCGGGCCGGTCAAGTACGGCTACCTCAATGTGGGGGTCGTCGAGCAGGGGCCGCCCGACCTGCTGGGACGCACCGTCTTCTGCCTCTACCCGCACCAGACCCGCTATGTGGTGCCGGCCGGCGCGGTGACGCCCGTCCCCGAGGCGGTGCCGCCCGGCCGGGCGGTGCTGGCCGGGACGGTGGAGACCGCGGTGAACGCGCTGTGGGACGCGGCGCCGCTGATCGGGGACCGCATCGCCGTGGTGGGGGCGGGCATGGTCGGCTGCTGCGTGGCCCGGCTGCTGGCTCAGATCCCGGGCGTGCGGGTGCAGCTGGTGGACGTCGATGCCGGGCGGGCGGCCGTCGCCGAGGCGCTGGGGGTCGATTTCGCCGCGCCCGAGCAGGCCGCCGCCGAGTGCGACCTGGTGGTGCACGCCAGCGCCTCCGAGGCGGGGCTGGCGCGGTCGCTGGAGCTGCTGGCCGACGAGGGGACGGTGCTGGAGCTGAGCTGGTACGGCGACCGGCGGGTGAGCGTGCCGCTGGGCGAGGCGTTCCACTCCCGCCGTCTGGTGGTACGCAGCAGCCAGGTGGGGGCGGTCGCCGCGGCCCGGCGGTCCCGGCGCACCTTCGCCGACCGGATGGCGCTGGCCCTGCGGCTGCTGGCCGATGACGCCTTCGATGCGCTGATCACCGGCGAGTGCGCGTTCTGGGAACTGCCCGAGGCGATGCCGAGGATCGCCCGCGGTGAACCATCCGGCTTGTGCCTGCGTGTCGTTTATGACCCCGCTTCGGGGGGCACGCAGGCCGATCTTCCTGGAGGGTGAGCTCGTTTGTTCAGCGTCACGGTGCGCGGCCACTTCATGGTCGCGCACAGTTTCCGCGGTGAGGTCTTCGGGCCGGCGCAACGGCTGCACGGCGCGACGTTCGTGGTGGACGCGACCTTCCGCCGAACCGAATTGGACAAAGACAACGTAGTAGTCGATATCGGGCTTGCCACCCGGGAACTCAACGCCGTACTGGCCGAGCTCAACTACCGCAATCTCGACGACGATCCCGACTTCGCCGGGGTCAACACCACCACCGAATTCCTGGCCAAGGTCATCGCCGACCGGCTGGCCGAGCGGGTGCGCGCCGGGGCGCTGGGCGAGCAGGCCCGCGGCCTGACCGGCATCGCCGTCACCCTGCACGAGTCGCACGTGGCCTGGGCGAGTTACGAGCGGGCGCTGTGAGCACCTCCGGCATCGAGGCCGCCGGGGCGACGCGCACGGTGCACTTCGTCCTGCCCGGTGACGTCGCCGACCCGGCCGTGCCCAGCGGCGGCAACGTCTATGACCGGCGGGTGTGCCAGGGGCTGGCCGAGGCGGGCTGGCGGGTGCACCGGCACGCCGTGCCGGGCGAGTGGCCGCGGCCGCGCCAGGGGGCGCGCGCCGAGCTGGCCCGGACGCTGGCC contains these protein-coding regions:
- a CDS encoding 6-pyruvoyl trahydropterin synthase family protein, with protein sequence MFSVTVRGHFMVAHSFRGEVFGPAQRLHGATFVVDATFRRTELDKDNVVVDIGLATRELNAVLAELNYRNLDDDPDFAGVNTTTEFLAKVIADRLAERVRAGALGEQARGLTGIAVTLHESHVAWASYERAL
- a CDS encoding zinc-dependent alcohol dehydrogenase, whose product is MEFKEHAFWLRSPGEGEIRPVTVPLPGAGEVLVRTLYSGISRGTETLVFRGRVPVSQYRAMRAPFQEGEFPGPVKYGYLNVGVVEQGPPDLLGRTVFCLYPHQTRYVVPAGAVTPVPEAVPPGRAVLAGTVETAVNALWDAAPLIGDRIAVVGAGMVGCCVARLLAQIPGVRVQLVDVDAGRAAVAEALGVDFAAPEQAAAECDLVVHASASEAGLARSLELLADEGTVLELSWYGDRRVSVPLGEAFHSRRLVVRSSQVGAVAAARRSRRTFADRMALALRLLADDAFDALITGECAFWELPEAMPRIARGEPSGLCLRVVYDPASGGTQADLPGG